CAACAACCCAAGGGACAATCTTACTAACTCTGCACCAACTCATTTCTTACCATTACATGCGAGTCACGTGCATGTCATATGACAAAACCTCACAGATAGGTTCCTGTTTCTCTTCATAACAGGACAACCAAAAATGGAACCCACCAGCAAGCACGCCATGGTTCAGTGCTGTTGGCTGGTGGGTAGAAGCTAGAATTTAAAGACTACGTTTCTTCTTTTCAACGTAACGAGCTTATAGCTACTGCCATTCATTTCACTCATGCAcagaatttcaattttaatttcagtAAAAGGGGCCTGAAGCTGCCAGAAGCCAAGGAGGTTTCAGTCTTTAGCAGTGGCAGCAGCAGCTAGGTGGCAGAGAAAGCCACCCAATCTTGGTAAAAAATTGTGAAATACACTTGTGAACAGAGCGTGGAGCAGGCAGAAGTAGTAGTACAAGTTTAATTATAAGGAAAAATACTCCTTCCTTTCTCTCCCACCACCCTTTTTCCTCCTACTGTACAAAAAAAAACTTGCAAGCCTTAATACCAAGTTAGAGCAAACCTTCCCAAGAGATTTTAAAAAAGGACAAAAAAATAGCACAAGATGGAAACTAACACAATTCATGGAATTTAAAGAACAAACAGTCCCCCTCCCTTTCAGAAAGTAGTTCAAATGCTAAGAAGATCAGGTGGTGGTGATTGAGGTGGTGGTGGGTATTGATGGTCTTTTGGGTCTTTAGTCGTCACATTCGGCAAGTCTATAGTAGCTGATGAGGAGTCTGTAATTGTTGAGTCTCCTTGTTTTGAGCTTGGTTGCTTAGGAAGCTCGGTCAGAATCTGCACAACTTCTCGCATTGTTGGGCGTTCGATGGCTTGTTCTTCCACACACAGCATTGCAACATAGAATACGTGCATCACTTCATGGAGTGGAACTGATGGGAGTCTTGGATCAAGGACTTTCAGAACTCCTTCCTTGTTTGAGTCTGTCATTTTTCGAACCCATTGAACTATATCCACACCATCTCCAAATTCCCCTACCGGTCTTCTGCCGGTAACAAGTTCTAAGAGAACTACACCGAAGCTGTATACATCACTCTTCTCGTCAACCTTGAGCGTGTACGCATATTCTGAAACAAGATAATTGGGTTGATTAATCAAATCCCATAAATGAAATTTGAAGCACCATAGGgtcaaatcaaacaagctacATATCAACttcatgaattttttatttttttttggagtGATTGTGAAGGGTCTAAGTGGAAAATATAAGAGgtgtaatagtaaaaaaatcatTTGCTTTGTGTACTTTTGAAGCTGACTACTACTTGATTATGAATGCGAAACTTGGGAGACTGACCAACAGTTAAACCCACAAAGACTGATTAAGATTTAATTGCACATGTCTTTACTGAATCCCAGAGGTTGAAACAGGCCAAAGTACAGTAAAAAACTTGATACTTATAAATGCAAGATCTGTAGCCAAATGATCAAGGAGTCAAATGTCATCTAGGAAATTCAAGATGGCTATGACACAATAAAAGTCTTggaaaatgaaaaatgaaacgGCTACATCTTAGACAGAACAAAAAATAAGTACGAACATAAATGAAATGAATTCCAAGAAGTAATCATACCTGGAGCTATATATCCATAAGAACCAGCAATTGCAGACATGCATTCTGATGTGCCCGAGTCTTGCAAGAACTTAGCAAGACCAAAGTCAGCTACATGAGCTTCAAAGTTGGAGTCAAGAAGGATGTTGTTTGACTTCACATCACGGTGGACAATCAACGGTGAGCAATCATGATGAAGATAGCAAAGGCCTTTTGCAGCTTCAACAGCAATTTTATACCTTGTATCCCAGTGCAAATGGCCTCCTTTCTTGCCATGTAGAACCTCACCTAAGCTCCCATTAGGCATGTACTCATAGACCAGAAGATTCGTCTCATGGTTCGAACAGAAACCCAATAGTCTAACAATGTGCCTGTGCCTAATCCTTCCTAAAGTCTGTATCTCAGCATTGAATCCATGATCATGAGAAGACCCTCGGCTCATAGCCGGTAGCCTTTTAACAGCAACTTGATCACCATTAGGCATTGCACCTTTGTAAACAATCCCTGCACCTCCCTTACCAATGATATTATCCTCTTTCAAGCAATCAAGAACATCATCAACAGTGAAGTCCAAGCGCTGGAACGCAGTCAATTTCCAAGCACGAGACTCACTAGCCTTCTTCAATGACCTTGCTTTAATTATTGCTGCAACTGCAAATGCAATCGAGCAAACAAGCAAGCCAATAACAAGCAAGAGCTTCAGAGAAGCAGAAAGTGGCCCCTTCATATGTGCCTGGTGGGTTCCATTTGCATCCCCATCTTTGCAAGGACCCAAATACGGACCACAAAGATCAGGATTACCCAAAAACGAGGTGTAATTGAAATAACTAAACTGACCGGTACCAGGTACCAAACCAGTAAGATTGTTGTAAGAAAAATCAACAGAGGTTAAGCTCTGCATGGTAGCTATTGATGAAGGAATGCTACCCACAAGATGATTCCTCGACAGATTGAGGTAGTTCAGTATTCTCATACCTGTGATCTCAGTAGGAATCGCGCCCGAAAGCTCGTTTCGACTGAGATCAACAAATGTTAGCAGCTTGCATTGGCTAATCTCAGGCGCAATTTGTCCTGAAAATTTGTTAGAGCTGAAGTCCATCTTTGAAAGTTGTTGTAATTTTCCGATATCCAATGGGATTGGACCAGAGAAGTCGTTCCCGTCAAGGAGCAGCTTTTGAACACCTGAGAATTTGCCTATACTTGGAGGCAAAGACCCGGAAAGCCGATTGTTTGAGAGACTAATCTGGCCAAGTTTCATCGCTATTTTATCACTTACTGGAAACCCTCCGGTGAGAAGATTATCTTGCAGCTCGACTTGGGTCAACTCCGGTAACCCAAAAAGCCCCTTTGGAATCGAACCATTGAGAAAATTCTCCCCCATCCGTATTCGACTTAAAGACTCGCATTGCCCCAGCGATTCCGGAATCGGCCCAAACAAGAAGTTGCTGAGCGTAATCAAGGTCTGTAGCCGATTACCGGAACACATATTAGGAGGGAGATTTCCGGTGAGTTTGTTTGAAGAAAGATCTACAAGCACAAGATTCCCATTTTTACCCAACCCCACCGGAATGCTTCCAGTGAAGTTATTCTCCCACAACTGCAACACCTCCAACCGCGGCAAATCGCCGATGAACTCTGGAATCGCTCCGTGAAGCTTGTTTCGGAAAAGATTCAACAGCGTCAAGTTCTTGAGTTCGGCAAACGAACTTGGAATTTCCCCAGTAAGCATATTGTTAGACAAATCCATGGATTTCAAGCTCTTCAAAATGCCGAGCTCCTCAGTTAACGACCCAGAAAGGCCATTCACTTGAAGGAACAGAGTATCTAATTTCTGCAACTTCCCTATCTCCTTGGGTATCTCGCCCGATAACATGCAATTTGCAGCATCAAACCGGACTAACTCGGACAAGTTGCCGATCTCGGGCGGTAAACCACCTTCATAGCTATTATAGTATCCAATATAGAGCTCCTGTAACTTGGTTAAGTTACCAATTTCAGGCGGAATGCGACCCACCAATTCATTACCAGAGACGGCTAGATACTCCAGATGCTCCCATTTTCCATACTCAGGTGGTATATTCCCGGAGAAGAAGTTTCCACCCAGATGCAAGTGACGAAGATTGGGCATGTCAGTGACGGGCAAAGGCAAGTCACCGGTCATATTATTGTTATACAAGTCAAGGACTTGCAGATTTTTGAGCTGAGAGAGTTGAGGTGGGAAGGTGCCATTGAAAATATTGTTAGAAAGGTTAAGAAACCGAAGGCCAGAAATGACAGAGAGCTGGGGTGGGATGGGGCCGGAGAGCTGGTTGGCGGCGAGGGTGAGTTGTTGGAGGAAGCGAAGGTGAGCAATATCAGGGGAGAGAGTACCGGAGAGGTTAAGACTGGAGAGGTCAAGGGAAGTAACGTGACGGCCAGTAGAGTCACAGGTAACACCATGCCAAGAGCAGAGAGAGTTGGCAGAGTTCCAAGAAGCGAGTGCAGATTGGGGATCATCAATGGCGGATTTGATAGAGAGAAGGGCCTGGTATTCAGACATGACACGGGCTAAAGAAGCACAGATTTGGAGGtgaaggaggaggaagaggagaaggagaagccTCATTTTCGCTCGCTTTTCTTGAAAAAATGAAGGATTTTTGCAGGGTATTgaaggaagaaaaaagaagaagggaGGATAAGGAGCAAGGAAAGagtgagagagagggagagaagtgtaggagaagaagaaggagagggtttagatttaaatatttgtattgtAGTGAGTAAAAATTGCCAAAAAGTTTCATTTATTTTGGTTTTGGATTCTTATTGTTCGTTAAATTTGGGGGGAACAATTGGATTCCAGATTTTCAAGCAATATtcactttttaatttctttttttttttataaatttaaaataaaaattagggaTAATATTTCCACCACCCACAATTACTAttgttcaatatttaaattaattttaatttaattttttaatactataGTTGGGTATGCTTAGTATTGAAGATTTTATAGTTGGGAGATAAGGACAATAATTGAAGAGGATCAATAATTGTTCATAAATTAGGTTTGCTCCAAACCAtagggaaaaaataaaattaaaaaataataataaagacaatatttttctttaacttATATTGGCATTAAATGCTTTTGCATTTGGCAATGGTGTTGCCCTTTTGCTTCTTGTCTTCATCCATTTTTGTTTTACATTGAATTTTATACTTTTGAAAAAATTAGGAAAAGGTAAATAtgatgaataattatttttaaaatgttgtttattttaaggtgttttttaaaattaaattttgtatttattgaataaaaagtattttttaaaaataattaaaaatatttaatctcattaaaaaaaataaaaaatatacaaaatagCTAATATTTGAAGTGGATTTGTAGATCAATGGTGGCCCATTAGATGTTTTGCTTTGGATCCTATAAAAGGGAGAAAGCttttttgatcaagaaaaagtttttatttttattttttatttttctcttaattctatttaaaaaataataataaaaagtgtGTAGGGTTTGGTGCCATGGTCAAAGGGTGTATTTAGGGATTTGATTGGACATGATCACATCAGTAAACATGCATATTTACCCTTAAAATTTAACCCTATTTACTGTGTTTAACTATTCATTGATACCTTTATACAGTCTCAAATCTCTGTTGATTATGATCTAATCAGTGGGCCAGGAGGAGACACAGACAGACACGATCCCACTCACGCTCACACTATTCTCGGTAAAAAGTAGGTCCCACACTAATGCAAAGCAAAGTATCACCTTCAGGCTTCAGTGGACAGTGGGCCACATCAAAAAATGGGATGATATCAAGTGGGACCCTACGTATGTGACTATACCATACACTCTATATAGTATACTCTGTGTGTGTTATTTAGTGTGACACTGTAATAGAGTAAAAGAAGGAATCTTCACCGCCCGAAGTTCTCAATTTTTCTTTGCATTGTTTTggcataaatttataaaagtagtaataattaaataaaaataaataattttacaaatttctatttatattttaaatttaattaactcAATCGTTTATGATTAGTATTAATTTCATTtatgaatatttataaaatcatattgatacaaaaagaaaaattaatttaaatataaaaaaagtaaacTGTGAATgactatatttaaataataagtattaaaaattaaccaataaaacatttttgggtattatttataaagaaaaaaagagaaaaataattataattggtTTGTAAATTTGTATAATCGGATATGCGAAAATTGAATTATTACGTATTAAAgcatgataaaaatttaaaaaaggtGGACAAATAAAGGAAGGATAAaatgatttataattattaaacagAAATAATTTTGTTGGtgggtaaaaaaaaaagtaaaaaaactgGTCAAATCTTGTTGACTGACAATGGGGAGACACGAGAAGTAGTGTTTGCATAGAACCCCACCTCTCTGTCTCCTTTTACCTTTGCATAATTACACGTCCCGTTACTTGAAATCACCATTATACCCTCAAATATTACCCCAATTCACAATCTTCTTCTCACAAAAACGAAAGCCAGTCGGCCAGTCAGTAGTAGGGACGCTGAGGTGGTCCCATTATCAAACGGCAGCGACTTTGCTTTCTGCAGAGAAAATGACTAAAGAGTCCTTCCACTCACAGGCGATCAGGCCACGCCCAGAGAAGGGCCCCCCTTATTTGGGCAGCTAGCTCATTTTCccctaattatataaatttgtggctaaattcttatatatatatctataacaATTTAGcgattatttttcataattttttttatatataaattaatttttcacatataaataaaatccatctcttaacttttttaaataaaaattaaaaattaaataaataaaatttgaaatttatttagatatatttataatgagaataaatttattagtgtatatttcttaatttttataagtcaAAGAGTTAGAGTTTTTAAGATAATGTATAATGATGAGTTTACCCACGTTGGATAAAAGATTGAAAGGCAATGATTAAGGGTGTTAATTATAAGTGTAATCCAAATTAAAAGGAAGGTTCTTTATGATTAAAATTGAAGGTAAATGGTGGTGGGATAATGTAACTGTCTGTCTTTGGGTTCTCAATTGTCACCCCATTTTTGGATAATCATAGGTTTGGATTTTAGACTAAGATTTTTAGtgtactaaaattataattacgcATGTTGCCTCCCATCTATCATCTATTTAATTATTACCAcactaattataattattaatgatGTTTTCTTGAATTTTTCATTCATTCTATCATCCCTTGTATTGttacaaatatataaatacataatttttaataaaaagtaatttaaatatttaaatcgcttatatttataatgttattttactttaatattttttagcatattatttatattgaatAACTCGTTGGgaaaattaattatcaaaagACTAATTTTGGCATTATAAAtggttaaattttaaattaaattaaattgaattaatttaaaatttaatttaatattttaattttaatttatataataacattttataattttaagctAGATTATCGTGAGTTTGGAACGAGCAAAATGATTAAAgcaaaaaataagaagaaattGCGGGGAAAGAAAGGTGAAGGAGCAGAAGGGTAGGAGCACGAacagataaaaaataattatatttttaattttattgtaattatattttatattttttattaattaaattttaatattttaaaattattttaattaaattatattattatttatatcattaaaaattaattttgatattaatattatatcagTATATCAATAATAACTTAAAAGtttagaatataattataataaaattaaaattataaatttttttaataattatttatttcattaacaatttttttaaaagataaacgAATGaagattaaatttataatttcagatTGAATTACATATTCTTTTAGCTATTTAATTAAGTCaggttaaataattaaatatttaatctatatattattattattattattattttatgttgaaatttattttaaatattaatataatttagaaaCAAATTGTGAATGAGTATTATAtttgaaagttaaaaaaataatttaaaaaaatattttattatttttaatatttttaaattaatcatgttattattttatattattttttaatatttcaaaaactaatatatttaataatgttattttattaataataattttaaaaataatattaaatagtaaatatattagagaaattttaaaaaaaatcttatgataataattttaattaaaataaaagtaaagtaaattattattataaaattattgataaaaataaaaaaattaaataataatataaataatattttttaaatatatttaataatgaaaaaaaaataatttgataaatttataaatcttcaattatataaataacgATAAATTCATTTagttgaatattaaaaaaataaaattataataaaaataaatatataattttttacaattaattttaaattttaatgatatatCTTTCTTGTTATAATTTCGTTAAGTTTTTAACAGTAAACAGTAGATGAGttcatttataataattttaaaagataaaagtttaattaattaaaaaaatataataaaattaaaattagatatattttttattattaacttttattattattattattacaaaaggataagaaaatttcaaaaattgtaTCGGGAACGCAGACGGAGGAGGAGAGATTCCCTGATTTCATGTGTTGTTTAAAGCTGTTTTTACTTAGAATTAGAAGACTTTGGGCGttaaaatcaacattattaaatgtaattaaaattatccCTAAACCCAAAGCATTCCCATCCCAGAAAACAAGTTGCATCttcattctcttttttttagTGCATTTAATACAAGATAACAAAGATGGGGAGGGAATTCTTAAAAATTTGTTTAAGATATAATTGGATTAATggaaaaaatagaaatataagatatttctaattaaaacaaaattaagtaattttaaaattttatttattcttttaaaagaagaaatgaattttttttatgcttAACATGGATATTGAATAATAGAAAATTTCATTGAAAAGCaatttttaaaacatagttttaaaatataatatattttatgtgaaataaatggaaaattaatcttaatttctataaaaaataactcCACAACACTTTTAATCATAAATAAGAAAACTCACGTTACCATTAACGCAACCATTTTAAATTGTTACTCTATATACTTAATTGCAATTAGAGTTTGAAAATTACTCTGTTTgctaaaaataatataagagtttattattttttttatcgaatAAAAAGTGcagctaaaattataattttattaaatatagtaAATCTTTATTAGATAGTGATATGACTCGATATTCGTCCAAAATATGTTACATGTTGGTAATCTATTGTTGATCCATGTGGCAACACCCTTACACCTAAGGTACATAGACGTTATGGGTTAACCACTTATGATGTAGAGATAAGGTTTAAGATACATAGACGTTATGGCTTAACCACCATAACCACTTATGATGTAGAGATAAGGTCAACTGTAAGAAAAATGTCTAGTTCAGTAAAGGCTGCTTGTAGAGCTGGCCGAGTATcttaaaacaatttattaccATTGAAGGACATTACAAAGCAAATCTATAAAATACCTATTATCACATAGAATCTCTTATTTACTAGTCAGATTTTTTAGAGACACTACTAATTGaccatatttttttatagtataaaagcaaCCTAGATACAGGTTCAAAGTACGCATTGTAATGCACTATTCTCAAACTCAAGTTCTCTATTTATACTCGCCCTTCTTGAAAAATTTACTGATCAGAGCATTGAAGTGATTATCTCTAGGTGCCTACCATCTCACATTCTCCTTTTGCAAATTGAAAGGTCATGTTCAACTCTTTTTTTATcatatcatttggttccattgccgAGATCCCAATAATTTCTCTTGTTCATTTGGGATAAATCCGGCTTAGCCTTTCCATTTACCTCTTCACTTAGAATCCTTTTCATTTCTCATACTTTACTTTTAAAATGgcaaaaaatttataagttgTTGCTAAGTTTGCTGCCAATAGGGAAGCCATCGTGTCCTCCACCCCTAACAGTGGACATGACACTCCTTTCATGGTTAATGAGATAGAcctcaataatttaaacaatGAGCAGATGATGCAATACATTAAAAAGCTGCGGACAACTCTCGAGGAATATAAAGTTCGGGAGGAGGCCTTATTCATGGTCctagaataagagaagaagctTTCTTCAAGACCCTAAAGACCCAGACAAAGGCAATTCACATGTAGTCTAAAGGAAATGCACAAGTTGAGGATGAGAAATCATCGGACAATGCCTCAAAAGACGTTGATTGGAAGTTGGTTCATGTTGTACAAATGTATCAGAAGGAACAAGAGAAAGATTATGCTCTATATGATGCCTCGCTCCTATCAGAGGAAATCCTCGCAGAGACCTTTCTCACGAAATTCAAGCTACCTAGTTTGGATAAGTACAACGGGACAATAGAAATTATACCAACATTTGAGTCCAGGTTCCATCAATAGCTTTACTCAGCTTGCTATTctttttaaatctaaattattACATGCATACCTCCCAAAAAGCTCTCATCCGACTTGCATAAAATTCGGTAGGTGAgggtgagtctttaaggagttgtATCTCATGTTTCAACGCTGAGACGATACAACTTGAAgagttaaaacatgaaatagcCTGTGAGGTGCTAAATAAGGGAACTCGTAATATAAAGTTCATGGATTCATTAATCAAGAACCCAACGACCACCTATCAGCAGCTGATAGAAAAAGCTCAAAAGTACATACAATTAGACGATGAAATCCAGGCTTTAAGAGAGGATAAGAAGATAAGTCAGAGTAAAGCCTAGAAACAAGAAAGGCGAGACTATGAAGAAGATTGGAAGAATTATTCCATGTCACGAGGGAGGGAAGAACGAAGTAAGTATAGGAATTATACTCCACTAAATGACTCACGCACACATATCTTGATGTGGATCGACAAAAACAATAAAGAAGTCAGATAGGCCGCCAAGCTTGACCTAGACAAAGCAAGCATGCAAGACAGAATAAAGTATTGTTGATTTTATGAAGATCATGGACACACTTCAGAAGAGTGCAGGTAACTAAAAGACGAGATTGAAAGACTCATTAGAGATGAAACTTTGAGGAGGTTTGTTAGAAAATATAGAGaggaaaggaaatcaaaatCTAAAGTAAAAATACTGGTCAATTCTGATGACAATGAACCTGTAGGGGTTATCCATATACTTGCAGGGAACCAAGTGACAACAAAGAAACAAACACTTACCAAGATGAGcatttatagaaataaaatctcaCAGATATTCAACGCCCGAGTCAAACTCTGATGCTTTAATATAGAGGATGTAGCCTTTGAACGGTTTAACGTAACAAGCGGAGATGTTGTGTCTGGTAGGTTAGGCGACAATTAGAAGGAACCATACAAGGTCTCCAAAGTTATTCGTCTTAGTGCTTATAAGTTGGCCAAGTTAGATGGCTGTGTCACTTAACTTTCCTAGAATATTTGTAATTCACGAAAAAGTTATCAATAAAGTTATGATGTATTTTTCAATTCTTTTAGTGATTGAACTAGAATTATAAGAAACGATAGATTATCGAAAGCGAGTAAACCGCTAAGCGAGTCTTTGGGTGTTATTTTCAAAagactaactaaatacaagttTCTACCAACAAGCGCCATAAGGCAAGTAACCTCTAGGTGAAGtttcgagtgttagtcccaaaagataATAATTAAAGGCAAGTGTCTACCAACAAGCGCCACAAGGCGGATAACCCCGAGGTGAGCCACAAGGGGGGTAATTGTCAGGTGAGCCATAAGGTTGGTAAATGCCAAGCGAGTCAAAAGGCGGATAACTACCAAGCGAGTCAAAAGGCAGGTAACCACCAAGTGAGtcttcgggtgttagtcctaaaGATAATAATTAAAGGCAAGTTTTTACCAAAAAGCACTACAAGGTAGGTAACTGTCAGGCGAATATTTGggtattacttttaaaaaataataattaaaggcAAATTTCTGCCAAGAAGCGCCACAAGATGGGTAATCGCCAGGCGAGCCACAAGATGTGTGATTGCCAGGCGAGCCACAAGGGAGGTAACCGCTAGACGACTTtttcgagtgttagtcccaaaagacaataattaaatataagttTCTGC
This genomic interval from Manihot esculenta cultivar AM560-2 chromosome 12, M.esculenta_v8, whole genome shotgun sequence contains the following:
- the LOC110628130 gene encoding leucine-rich repeat receptor-like serine/threonine-protein kinase BAM1, whose amino-acid sequence is MRLLLLLFLLLHLQICASLARVMSEYQALLSIKSAIDDPQSALASWNSANSLCSWHGVTCDSTGRHVTSLDLSSLNLSGTLSPDIAHLRFLQQLTLAANQLSGPIPPQLSVISGLRFLNLSNNIFNGTFPPQLSQLKNLQVLDLYNNNMTGDLPLPVTDMPNLRHLHLGGNFFSGNIPPEYGKWEHLEYLAVSGNELVGRIPPEIGNLTKLQELYIGYYNSYEGGLPPEIGNLSELVRFDAANCMLSGEIPKEIGKLQKLDTLFLQVNGLSGSLTEELGILKSLKSMDLSNNMLTGEIPSSFAELKNLTLLNLFRNKLHGAIPEFIGDLPRLEVLQLWENNFTGSIPVGLGKNGNLVLVDLSSNKLTGNLPPNMCSGNRLQTLITLSNFLFGPIPESLGQCESLSRIRMGENFLNGSIPKGLFGLPELTQVELQDNLLTGGFPVSDKIAMKLGQISLSNNRLSGSLPPSIGKFSGVQKLLLDGNDFSGPIPLDIGKLQQLSKMDFSSNKFSGQIAPEISQCKLLTFVDLSRNELSGAIPTEITGMRILNYLNLSRNHLVGSIPSSIATMQSLTSVDFSYNNLTGLVPGTGQFSYFNYTSFLGNPDLCGPYLGPCKDGDANGTHQAHMKGPLSASLKLLLVIGLLVCSIAFAVAAIIKARSLKKASESRAWKLTAFQRLDFTVDDVLDCLKEDNIIGKGGAGIVYKGAMPNGDQVAVKRLPAMSRGSSHDHGFNAEIQTLGRIRHRHIVRLLGFCSNHETNLLVYEYMPNGSLGEVLHGKKGGHLHWDTRYKIAVEAAKGLCYLHHDCSPLIVHRDVKSNNILLDSNFEAHVADFGLAKFLQDSGTSECMSAIAGSYGYIAPEYAYTLKVDEKSDVYSFGVVLLELVTGRRPVGEFGDGVDIVQWVRKMTDSNKEGVLKVLDPRLPSVPLHEVMHVFYVAMLCVEEQAIERPTMREVVQILTELPKQPSSKQGDSTITDSSSATIDLPNVTTKDPKDHQYPPPPQSPPPDLLSI